In Legionella spiritensis, the following proteins share a genomic window:
- a CDS encoding sugar porter family MFS transporter encodes MAWLVAIIGSLAGFLFGYDEGIIAGSLDLVTRHFALTHTNIGVMASALPFGALFGSMIIGALLGTRFAKRFGRRSLLSFAGALFLFGAMGAAFSDTTAVLILSRFILGLAIGIASVTTPLYLAETAPVQLRGAMVAIYQLAITIGIVCAYTVNYVLIEQQAWRAMFASSAVPALMLVLGILFLPESPRWLCSVGKRDAAARALTALRKGQTIDEELQHIETTLANEPKHTNWRSLFKKPLLPVLMLGMILFCLQQLSGINVIIYFAPDIFKNLGFANTTGQILATMGIGLVNVLVTILAIYCMDKVGRRKLLLIGFSGAFISLAALSLFSSFHMSLLAYLSVACLTVYIFSFAISIGPVPHIAMSEIFPLHVRGAGMGMSAMSNWSFNTLMIFSFPLLHKMAGIEYTFALYALICLIGLAYTYYFMPETKNLSLESIEDYLMSGKPLRSLGRTGTTDQSYQSPVQASHDVDVIYNT; translated from the coding sequence ATGGCATGGTTGGTCGCGATTATAGGTTCTCTGGCTGGATTTTTGTTTGGTTATGACGAAGGCATTATCGCCGGATCCCTGGATCTGGTCACCCGACATTTTGCGTTGACTCATACCAATATTGGCGTTATGGCGTCCGCATTACCTTTTGGCGCCTTATTCGGTTCCATGATTATTGGCGCATTACTGGGAACACGATTCGCAAAACGTTTTGGACGTCGCTCCCTTCTTTCATTTGCCGGAGCTCTTTTTCTGTTCGGCGCCATGGGAGCGGCCTTTTCCGACACCACAGCCGTATTGATTCTGTCGCGATTTATACTGGGTTTGGCCATAGGTATCGCGTCAGTGACTACGCCGTTGTATCTGGCTGAAACAGCACCGGTGCAATTACGCGGCGCTATGGTCGCTATTTACCAGTTAGCGATAACGATTGGTATTGTCTGTGCCTATACAGTCAATTATGTACTCATAGAACAACAGGCATGGCGGGCCATGTTTGCTTCAAGTGCCGTACCCGCCCTGATGCTGGTACTGGGTATTCTTTTCCTGCCGGAATCACCACGCTGGCTTTGCAGTGTGGGAAAGCGTGATGCGGCGGCTCGCGCCTTAACGGCACTGAGAAAAGGACAAACGATTGATGAGGAATTACAGCATATAGAAACGACTCTGGCTAATGAGCCAAAGCATACCAACTGGCGTTCCCTGTTTAAAAAGCCTTTATTGCCGGTTCTGATGCTGGGAATGATTTTGTTCTGTCTGCAACAGTTAAGTGGTATTAATGTCATTATTTATTTTGCGCCGGATATTTTTAAAAACCTGGGTTTCGCAAATACGACCGGCCAGATTCTGGCGACCATGGGGATTGGCCTGGTGAATGTGTTGGTGACGATTTTGGCCATTTATTGTATGGACAAGGTAGGCCGTCGCAAACTGTTGTTAATAGGTTTCTCTGGCGCGTTTATAAGTCTTGCGGCGCTTAGCCTTTTTTCATCTTTTCATATGTCACTACTGGCTTATTTGTCGGTCGCCTGTCTGACGGTTTATATCTTTTCCTTTGCAATAAGCATAGGCCCGGTGCCGCATATTGCCATGTCCGAGATTTTTCCCTTGCATGTCAGAGGGGCGGGTATGGGGATGTCGGCGATGAGCAACTGGAGTTTTAATACCCTGATGATTTTCAGCTTTCCTCTGCTGCATAAGATGGCCGGGATAGAATACACGTTTGCCCTTTATGCGCTGATTTGTCTCATCGGACTGGCCTATACCTATTATTTTATGCCGGAAACTAAAAATTTAAGCCTGGAATCCATCGAAGACTATCTGATGAGCGGTAAGCCATTGCGCAGTCTTGGTCGAACAGGGACAACGGATCAATCTTACCAATCACCGGTGCAGGCAAGCCATGATGTGGATGTTATTTATAATACCTAG
- a CDS encoding Bax inhibitor-1/YccA family protein, which translates to MNRNDVTVLSRRNESVLATNKVLRNTYLLLGMTFLFSALTAYLSFAFHAKPLNPLLMIAGVYGLMFLTQALRNSPLGLVSVFAFTGFLGYTLGPVLSFYIASFSNGPQLIATAIGGTGLIFFGLSGYALTTRKDFSFLGGFLFIGVMVAVLGMIAGIFFNMPALQLTISAVFILLASGLILFQTSEIIHGGETNYISATVGLFVSIYNLFISLLNILGAFSGRD; encoded by the coding sequence ATGAACAGAAATGACGTCACCGTTTTAAGCAGGCGAAACGAATCGGTACTTGCTACCAACAAGGTGCTTCGTAATACCTATCTTTTGCTTGGCATGACTTTTTTATTCAGTGCCTTGACTGCTTATCTTTCCTTTGCGTTCCATGCCAAACCGCTTAATCCGCTGTTAATGATAGCCGGCGTCTATGGTTTGATGTTTTTAACCCAGGCTCTGCGTAACAGTCCTCTTGGGCTTGTCAGCGTTTTTGCGTTTACAGGCTTTTTGGGATACACATTAGGTCCTGTTCTGAGTTTCTACATTGCCAGCTTTTCAAATGGCCCCCAACTCATCGCTACTGCAATAGGCGGTACCGGGCTGATATTTTTTGGCTTGTCAGGTTATGCCCTGACCACACGCAAAGACTTCAGTTTTCTGGGCGGTTTTCTCTTTATAGGAGTCATGGTCGCTGTTTTAGGCATGATAGCAGGGATCTTCTTTAACATGCCGGCCCTGCAGTTAACCATTTCAGCGGTATTCATACTTCTTGCTTCCGGCTTGATTCTGTTTCAGACCAGCGAAATCATCCATGGTGGAGAAACCAACTATATCTCGGCCACGGTAGGTCTGTTTGTATCCATTTACAACCTGTTTATTAGTCTGTTGAACATACTGGGTGCATTCTCAGGACGCGATTAA
- a CDS encoding bifunctional 4-hydroxy-2-oxoglutarate aldolase/2-dehydro-3-deoxy-phosphogluconate aldolase, with product MAFVNWLSSPATLLTTSPVIPVVVIHDMEKAVPLAEALLAGGINIIEITLRTPVALDVIRRLHQEKPEIIVGAGTITHSIQLQQCIEAGAQFAISPGATSQLLQAGRQNNIPLIPGVTSISELMEGMSAGYSRFKLFPAEIAGGVHLLKTIHGLFPEIRFCPTGGVNEQNYLDYLALPNVECVGGSWVVPEEAIRQDNWSKITHLCQNAVVKAYKADALARGDK from the coding sequence ATGGCATTTGTTAATTGGTTATCGAGTCCGGCGACTTTACTGACAACCAGTCCGGTTATTCCTGTCGTGGTTATTCATGATATGGAAAAGGCCGTGCCGTTGGCTGAGGCTTTGCTGGCCGGGGGTATCAATATTATAGAGATTACGCTAAGAACACCGGTCGCCCTGGATGTCATTCGTCGTTTGCATCAGGAAAAACCTGAAATAATCGTAGGGGCCGGCACTATCACCCATTCCATTCAGTTGCAGCAATGTATCGAAGCGGGTGCGCAATTTGCAATCAGCCCTGGCGCTACATCGCAATTATTACAAGCTGGTCGGCAAAATAATATCCCTTTAATTCCCGGAGTGACCAGCATTTCTGAACTTATGGAAGGCATGAGCGCCGGGTATAGCCGGTTTAAATTATTTCCGGCCGAGATAGCAGGTGGTGTTCACTTGCTCAAAACGATACATGGACTTTTTCCTGAAATCCGCTTCTGTCCTACGGGAGGTGTTAACGAACAAAACTATCTGGACTATCTGGCATTACCTAATGTAGAGTGTGTCGGCGGCTCCTGGGTAGTTCCCGAGGAAGCAATCCGGCAAGATAACTGGTCAAAAATAACCCATCTATGTCAAAACGCGGTGGTTAAAGCGTATAAGGCGGATGCGTTGGCCAGGGGGGACAAATAA
- the glk gene encoding glucokinase, with translation MADDGFYAIVADIGGTNARFSRVELGSLAVDKIAVFPCAGFANLDMALSAYQKRYGLTNIKHAAIAIACPVTDDRVRMTNLHWQFSISDLQKQLGFKQLQVVNDFMAMAMSLPALTDSETIRIGGGVAEVGKIKVVLGAGTGLGVAHLVPTADGYLPLPGEAGHCDWAAQTEQEWFIQRYLARRYGRVSVERILSGPGLENLYMAIAEFRKQKVEPVSAADIARLASSKLCPLAQDAIAQFFASLGSFAGDLALSLSAFGGVYIAGGIVPKLLPFMEQSAFRARFEEKGRFCTFNSQIATCVVAAEQPGLIGAAAYLKQMMTREHYGIC, from the coding sequence ATGGCTGATGACGGTTTTTACGCCATTGTGGCGGATATCGGTGGTACCAACGCACGTTTTAGCCGGGTAGAACTGGGGAGCCTGGCCGTAGACAAAATTGCGGTATTTCCCTGTGCCGGATTTGCAAATCTTGATATGGCATTATCCGCTTATCAAAAACGCTATGGGTTGACGAATATCAAGCATGCGGCCATAGCCATTGCCTGTCCGGTCACCGATGACCGGGTGCGTATGACCAATCTTCACTGGCAATTTTCCATCAGCGATTTGCAAAAACAGCTGGGGTTCAAGCAATTGCAGGTTGTTAATGATTTTATGGCGATGGCTATGAGTTTGCCGGCGTTAACTGATTCCGAAACAATCCGGATTGGCGGAGGAGTAGCCGAGGTCGGGAAAATCAAAGTGGTATTGGGGGCGGGTACGGGATTAGGGGTGGCTCATCTTGTGCCCACCGCCGACGGTTACCTTCCTCTTCCCGGGGAAGCCGGACACTGTGACTGGGCCGCGCAGACTGAGCAGGAGTGGTTTATTCAAAGATACCTGGCGCGTCGTTATGGTCGTGTTTCGGTGGAGCGTATTTTGTCGGGACCCGGGCTGGAGAATCTCTATATGGCTATAGCCGAGTTCCGGAAACAAAAGGTTGAGCCGGTCAGCGCCGCTGATATTGCCCGGTTGGCAAGTTCGAAACTTTGCCCTCTGGCTCAGGATGCCATCGCACAATTTTTTGCCAGCTTAGGCAGTTTTGCCGGCGATCTGGCTTTGTCCTTAAGTGCGTTTGGCGGCGTGTATATTGCAGGCGGCATTGTGCCTAAATTATTGCCTTTTATGGAGCAGAGTGCGTTTCGTGCCCGATTTGAGGAAAAAGGGCGTTTCTGTACTTTTAACAGCCAGATTGCAACCTGCGTGGTGGCTGCGGAACAACCCGGTTTAATTGGCGCCGCAGCCTATTTAAAACAAATGATGACAAGAGAACATTATGGCATTTGTTAA